GGAAGAGGCTATAGTTCACGCACTGATCTTAGCGGAGAATCCGCAGGAGCGAGGTTTGGCTGCTATCTTCTACGCGAAAAACATAGATAGAGTCGATAGGAGTAAGCTCCAGAGGGTGGCTCGCGAATATGGCGTGCTAAAAGATGTACTGGAGCTCGACGCTTTCATAAGAGGATTGAAGATAGAGAGGCCTAATTGGTTCCCGCCGTGGGAGGAGGTAAGAGAACAGGCGCGCGCTTATTCTGTTGACTTGGAGAGATTGAGATTCCGCCCAATATCCGACGAATTCTTTGAAAGGCTCGGAGCGATGTTGGAGAGGGAAGTTAGAGTCTTCCTCTTCGGTGGGGCTTGTATGGTTTTAAGGGGGTTAAAGGACGGAACTAAAGATATTGACTTGGCAGTTTCAACGAAGGAAGAGTACGAACTGCTTGTAAAAGCGTTGAAGAAGATGGGATACAAAAGCTATGGAGTAGTTGGGGTTAGAAGAAGGTTGAGGTCTGACGAGCCTGTGGGCGTTTTTGAGAAAGAGGGTTTTCCAAGCATCGACTTGTACACCTATAGGATTGCGGGTAGGTTGGTTCTCTCAGAAGCTATGATGAGGCGGGCGGAGGTTAAGAGATATGGAAATCTCGTTCTATATCTAGCATCTAACGAGGATATAATACTTCTCAAATCCGTCTCTGACAGGTTAAGAGACCTATTAGATATCGAAATAATAATTAAGAAGTTGAGAACTAGCTTGAAATGGAGTTCGATTTTAAATGAGCTAGAGATGCAGGAGAGGCTGACTCGTCGACACTTCTGCTTTCCACTTCTCCAAACAGTTGAAGCACTTGAAGAAAAGATGAAAGTGAAAATACCGATAAAACGTAAACTTGAGTACCTCGTGGAGGAGCATATGTCTGAAGTTGAGAAAGAGGTATGCAATAAAGAACAAGAAAAGCTGCCCAATTAAAAGATCCACTCTATTAGATGCTTTTTAATCTTGCTTAACAAAATTTTCATTCTCTTCGAGAAAAGTATTCATTCAAAAATAGTAGATAGCTGTAAAACCTTGTATATTTAAACAATTTTTGATATTTCAAATTCGGTAAAAAGTAAATTTATTAATTTTCTCAAGCGGAATTAGTTGTAATTTCACCGGTATATTCATTTTTCTTCTTTCTCTTTGGACAGTTTCTCTAGCCCCTTTATTCCTAATATGCTAAATGGAAATCCAGCTTCAGGTACGTTAGCTGGCACAAATATCAAAGTGTTAGTACCAGGTTGCTGGCCTATCTCATACAGCATATTCATCCATCTTAACATTAAAGCTATCCTATTTTTCTCGTAAACTTTAGACGCTTTAAGCATGAGCTCTGCCGCCTCCCATTCTGCCTTGGCTAAGGTTACTCTAGCTTGTCTCTCCCTCTCAGCCTGGGCTTGTCTGGACATGGCATCCTGCAATATCTGGGGGATGACAACGTCTTTAACTTCGACAGATATGACTTTTATACCCCATTCTTCTGTTTTCTCGTCTATGATCTTCCGGAGTTCCTGCCCAACCATTTCTCTATGAGAAAGCAGTTCCTGCAGCTCTATCCTCCCTATAACTTCTCTCAAAGTGGTTTGGGCAGCCCAGAGAGACGCTTGATAATAGTCTTCAACGTTTAATATCGCCTTTTCAGGATCTACAACTTTTACATACATTACAGCGTCGACGTTTACTGGTACATTGTCTTTTGTAAGAGTTTGCTCGGAGGAGAATGGTATGGTCATAATCCTCAATGACACTATTGTTGGGATCCTATCTACAAAAGGGATTATGTATATGATACCAGGTCCTTTAAGACCAATAAATCTTCCCAGTCTTAACACTGGCGCGCGCTCCCATTCCTTTATGACCCTTATTCCGCTTAAAATGAGCACTAGAACGAATACGCCTATGAAAGAAAAGAACATGAATGAGAATATTTCGTATACTCCCATTTCTAACACCGTGAATATTTGATTATTCAGTATAATTTATTTTTAGTTTTTCAACAATCAAAGTTAGTCCTTCACGGGAAACTACTCTTACCTTTTCTCCCTTGCTTATTTTTCCATGAACGCTTCGGGCTCTCCAATACTCTCCCGTCACTCTTACCTCTCCTTCAGGATCTAAATCGGTAGCCGCTACGCCTGTTGAACCTATTAGCTTCTCCCTGCCCAGATAGGGCTTGCGAGCTTGCACTTTAGCTACCTTATAAACTATGACAGCGAAGAGAGCCGCTAAGAAAGCTCCAGTAGCTACGATGTACGCTTGCATAGCAGCTATTTCCTTGGATGATAAAAGTAGCTCGCTGGATGGAATGAGCATTAATGATCCTAAGACGATCAATATCGCACCGCCTAGTAGCAGTAATCCTACATGAGTTTTCAGCTCTAAAAGCGTCAGCAGGAATCCTGTCAAGACAATAAGCACTCCAGCCCATTCTACTCCAATTAGCCCTAACCCGACCAACGCGATAAACAGCATCGTCGCTCCTAAAACTTCAGCTCCTATGCCCGGAGTCTTCACCCCTATCAAGAAAACGTATATGCCGAATATCAGCATTAGAATAGCTATTAGAGGATTCGCGATTATTCTCAAAATTTTTATCTGCGGTCCTTCACTAAACTCGCGGATTTCTGATTTACTTATATTCTCAAAACTCCATAACAATTTATAGTCGCTTACATTCTCTTTTTCCGTAAGCTTCCACCTCAGCTCTCCCTCTTCTTCATACAATATCAAGACTTTATCCTCGAGCTTTGTGAGAAGCTCTGGAAGGCTGTCAGCAATAAAATCTATTACACCATACTTTTTCGCCTCTACGGTTCCAATATTCAGGTTTTTAGTAACAAACATTTCAGCTATAGTTTCATTCCTTCCGTGCAGTCTAGCGCTATGCTTTATGAGCGCTGTTACTGCATTGGTGATCTTGGATTGGTTGGTGAAGGATATGCCAGCTGGAGTTACCTTAACGGGTTGTGCAGAGCCTACGCTCGCTCCGCTTGCCATGACGGCTATATGAGATGCCATGAGCAGGAAGGCTCCACCGCTCCAAGCCGTAGCGCCTTGAGGATAAACGAATACGCAGACTGGTATTTTGGAAGATTCAAACAAGGTTATTATTTTTTTGATTGTATTGAGTTCTCCACCGGGGGTATCTATTTTTAATATGATTAACCTAGCGTTGCAGCGTTCCGCGAACAATATCAGATTCTCGACGTATTTTTCGCTGGCAATGCCTATCTCGCCAGTTATACTTCCTACAACTACAGTATTTTCGGCATGTTCAGCAGTACTAAAATACGCAAAAAAGACAATGCATGCCATTATCAATGAAGTGGTAAGCGCTTTCGCTTTCATACTCCTAGTAAATATAAGCAAACTATTGTATATTATTTCCTTCGCCGAAATCTCCAGCTTGTATTTAAGATTTTAAGTTTCTAAAATTAAGCTATTTTTCATAATGTTTTTATCTCGACAAAATATAGTTGATTTATGGATACCGCTAATGATTACAGAATCTTGGTTTGCGAAGCTACGTTAAGCAAGCTAATGAAACTTATAAATGCTAGCAAGGTACCATACCCCGTGAAAAAGGAGAAGGCGGTTTCTAGTATTAGAGAATTACATTCATCTCTGATGGCTATCAAGTATTGCTACTTACCAGCTTCTGAGCTTACAAAATCAGACTTGCTAAAAGACTACGAATCAAAAGTTTCTATTTTAACTGATGCCTTAAGCGGGAAACCTTTAAAAAAACTGAGCGAGACTGAAGAGCTGGTTGTTGACGAGATAATGTGGGCTTTGAATTTTTTGAAAGGTTTAAGATCTAGATTAGAACTTGGCGAGGATAATAGAATGGAATATGCAGTTGACGTTTTAGGAGCTGAAGTCGTCTCCGTATCTAAACATCCCAATGCCGACGCTTTATGGGTTACTAGAGCGGAAACCTTTGATAAAGCCTTCACAGTGGTTACGAATATTCCAGATATTAGAAAGGGAGAAATTAGAGGCGTTGCTTTGCTCCCCCCTGTTAATCTCAGAGGGGTTGTAAGCGAGGCCATGTACTGCTCGAAGTCTCTAGATTCAAGCTTTAAAGGTCTGAGAATACCATCTGATAAGCTTGAAGTAAAAGAGCTTCGGATGCAAATAGAGCAGTTTCTAAAGCGGTTTAAGGCATGACCATGCTATTGGGAGACGTTTTTAAAATTTCAACATTTAAACTTTTTATGCTGCTGCTTAGCGCTGGCCTGATTATTATAGGGATGGTAGGGCTTCTATTTTCAATTTTCCTATATCCTACTCTCGTCCCCTATTATGGTGGTGGAGAGCGCTTCTTAATCTTCGATAATAGCGTGGAATATCCATTATATTCTAAGTCTAAGCTATGTTTTGAAGTTTCTTCAAACGCTTCTGTGATCGTAGCTGTTGATAGTGAAGACGTTGAAGAGGGGCTAGAGGTATCCTACTGCGTCGATGCTGGAGAACATTTGCTCAGGATAAGGTCAAATGAACCTGCTGAGGGCTTTATAAATTTTAGGCAGGAGCCTCCCCGCATATGGCTGTTGTTTTATCTGCTTCTGCTAATCATAGGATCTGCAGGTTTATCTGAGACTATGAAAAGGAGAAGCGGTTAAAGTATTTTCTTAATTTCGGTCTCCTCTTCGTTAAAAATGATCTCGTAGAGTAGAAGCACGCAGGCTTCTTCCTTGGGCTTTATCTCGGCTTCTTTCCGCATATCCTCTAGCGGTTTTTCTAAGGCTTCAGCTCTAGTAACCGCGATGAGCTTATCTTTGCTCGTGTAAACGTTTAAGCCTCTCGTCTTTCCCTTATGGTATATACCTGCGTATATCTCTTCTCTGATTATAGCCAGCGTAATCCAGGTATTGTTGCCTTTAATTACATTGTACAAATTTTTAGTTGCATCTTCTACATTTCCAGTTTTTAGAAAATCACTGTAAACATGCGGTATCACTTCAGAGTCTATGATACTCGATATTATCCCCGGATTATAAGATTCGTATACATGGCCGCTCGTTAAGCGGTAAAGTTCGTTATAATTTTCTATAAGCCCATTATGTATCGAAACTACCTTATTTTCCAAGCATTTACAAGCGTAGGGCTGCGCGGCCCAGCTGTAGGGAATCGATTTCAAAAATTCTTTCGAGGCTCTCCTAACATGCCCCAGAATTATAGGATATGTCTTCGATAGTTTCCCAAGTTTCATCGCTAGTTTCCGACTTGGCCCATCAATTCCACCGACCTTCAAAATGTTGAAATCGCAGTTCGCTATGAGAGCTATACCGGCGCCGTGGCCGCCAACTGGAGAAGGCTCTCCTGCAAGCTTGTGCTTTTCTAGCCTATCTAGGATTTTAACAACTTCTACTGGGCTGGCGTTCCCGATCCATAGTAAAAGTCCGCAACCCATAACATTACTTTCTAATGCTAATATAACAATTTAATGCTGGGCTACGATACGCTTATATCCCATTAAAAAATGTATCTGGAGGGCTTAAAATGTCGAGCATACTAGAGCCGATAATACTGTTTTATCTCCCTCTGGCTCTAGGCTATATATTTAAAAAATATGGAAAAGCTTCGGAGAGGTTTAGCAAGGATTTCTCGAGACTGATCTTGTATATTTTTCTCCCTGCTCTGCTTTTCGACTCTATTTACACGAAAAGCCTGGGCGGCGAATTCGGCGAGCTTTTAACGTTAACCTTGGTAGGTACAGCATCAGTTTTTTATTTTCTAGCAGTTTCAAAGCTTTTTTTCAAAAATAGGTTTGAGCTTTCGATGACCTTGTTCTATGCTAATTCTGGCTATCTGCCTATACCTTTAGCTATTTCCTTTTGGGGAGTCGAAGCTGTGCCGCTGATAGGATTTTATATTATAGGTAATAACTTAACTTCTAACATTTTGATACCCTTGCTGTCAGCTAGAGACTTAAAGGGGGGATTGGAAAGATTGAAAAATTTCCCACCGATCTATGCTGCTCTACTAGGATTGATTCTGGCGGTTGCGAAAATCGAAATTCCAGGGATCGTTTTAAAAGCTGCCTCAACTATAGGCGATCTGGCTCCCACGCTTGCGCTCATCGTTTTGGGGGTTGATATCGCATCAAGCGGTAGCTTTGACCTGGACGGGGTGAAGGTTTACTTGATAAGACAGGTTTTTTCGATTTTTCTTCCTTTTTTAGCGTTTATTATCGGGTTAAGGGATTTGGCTTTTTATATTGTGATTCTTGAAGCTCTCATGCCTCCAGCAGTGTCCAATATTATACTAGCTCAAGAATACGATATTAAGCCTGAAAAAGTTGCTAGGGTTGTTTTAACAGCAACTATTTTGGCGACTTTGGTAACTATACCTTTTCTAATCTTTTTATTTAGCGTTTAGGGTGTGATTATGGAAGTTGTCCTAGCATCGCTGTCGCCGGCAAGGAAAAGATTGCTGGAACAGTTGGGATTTAAAGTAACGCAAATTCCTTCAGGAATTAAGGAAGCTAAGGCGAAGGGAGCATCGATAGACCAGGTTATATCCATTGTTACTGAAAACGCTAAGAAGAAAGCCGAGAAAGTATACGAGGTAATGAAATCTAGCATTGTCATAGCAGCTGATACTGTTGTATATTTCGAGAATAAAGTTTTGGGGAAGCCTCAGGATGCTGAGGAAGCAAGGCAAATGCTTAAAGATTTGAGAGGAAAATGGCATTCTATAATTTCTGGCTATGCAGTTTACTCTCCAAAGGGGAGCAAA
This genomic window from Thermoproteales archaeon contains:
- a CDS encoding slipin family protein — its product is MGVYEIFSFMFFSFIGVFVLVLILSGIRVIKEWERAPVLRLGRFIGLKGPGIIYIIPFVDRIPTIVSLRIMTIPFSSEQTLTKDNVPVNVDAVMYVKVVDPEKAILNVEDYYQASLWAAQTTLREVIGRIELQELLSHREMVGQELRKIIDEKTEEWGIKVISVEVKDVVIPQILQDAMSRQAQAERERQARVTLAKAEWEAAELMLKASKVYEKNRIALMLRWMNMLYEIGQQPGTNTLIFVPANVPEAGFPFSILGIKGLEKLSKEKEEK
- a CDS encoding nodulation protein NfeD, which codes for MKAKALTTSLIMACIVFFAYFSTAEHAENTVVVGSITGEIGIASEKYVENLILFAERCNARLIILKIDTPGGELNTIKKIITLFESSKIPVCVFVYPQGATAWSGGAFLLMASHIAVMASGASVGSAQPVKVTPAGISFTNQSKITNAVTALIKHSARLHGRNETIAEMFVTKNLNIGTVEAKKYGVIDFIADSLPELLTKLEDKVLILYEEEGELRWKLTEKENVSDYKLLWSFENISKSEIREFSEGPQIKILRIIANPLIAILMLIFGIYVFLIGVKTPGIGAEVLGATMLFIALVGLGLIGVEWAGVLIVLTGFLLTLLELKTHVGLLLLGGAILIVLGSLMLIPSSELLLSSKEIAAMQAYIVATGAFLAALFAVIVYKVAKVQARKPYLGREKLIGSTGVAATDLDPEGEVRVTGEYWRARSVHGKISKGEKVRVVSREGLTLIVEKLKINYTE
- a CDS encoding MarR family transcriptional regulator; the protein is MFSKNVTKVLLELAKRDGSSVKDLVDGTRLSYYQVHRALRFLEKEGLIRRISKTNKYAIDRFLGDLLVELGEKYDLPVVLSKGGFKVATTLLEKPKTAKEISEETGLSYRHTIRVLGTLTLSMAVKYERGVYFLVDDPKLKLLLEWLRARRGRIVAGRVLKRVPIGVKEEGSLTGFSVFWRWGVPIQRAFDYYVTPPMEVGLEEAIVHALILAENPQERGLAAIFYAKNIDRVDRSKLQRVAREYGVLKDVLELDAFIRGLKIERPNWFPPWEEVREQARAYSVDLERLRFRPISDEFFERLGAMLEREVRVFLFGGACMVLRGLKDGTKDIDLAVSTKEEYELLVKALKKMGYKSYGVVGVRRRLRSDEPVGVFEKEGFPSIDLYTYRIAGRLVLSEAMMRRAEVKRYGNLVLYLASNEDIILLKSVSDRLRDLLDIEIIIKKLRTSLKWSSILNELEMQERLTRRHFCFPLLQTVEALEEKMKVKIPIKRKLEYLVEEHMSEVEKEVCNKEQEKLPN
- the maf gene encoding septum formation protein Maf, with the protein product MEVVLASLSPARKRLLEQLGFKVTQIPSGIKEAKAKGASIDQVISIVTENAKKKAEKVYEVMKSSIVIAADTVVYFENKVLGKPQDAEEARQMLKDLRGKWHSIISGYAVYSPKGSKVGYEITGVKMRNYSDAEIEYYLSTKEYVGKAGAYAIQGMGAFLVEEVRGCFYNIAGLPIRSIIESLAFLGYWPPSE
- a CDS encoding AEC family transporter — protein: MSSILEPIILFYLPLALGYIFKKYGKASERFSKDFSRLILYIFLPALLFDSIYTKSLGGEFGELLTLTLVGTASVFYFLAVSKLFFKNRFELSMTLFYANSGYLPIPLAISFWGVEAVPLIGFYIIGNNLTSNILIPLLSARDLKGGLERLKNFPPIYAALLGLILAVAKIEIPGIVLKAASTIGDLAPTLALIVLGVDIASSGSFDLDGVKVYLIRQVFSIFLPFLAFIIGLRDLAFYIVILEALMPPAVSNIILAQEYDIKPEKVARVVLTATILATLVTIPFLIFLFSV